From Saccharomyces kudriavzevii IFO 1802 strain IFO1802 genome assembly, chromosome: 13, a single genomic window includes:
- the MGR3 gene encoding Mgr3p (similar to Saccharomyces cerevisiae YKL133C and MGR3 (YMR115W); ancestral locus Anc_2.433) — translation MLLRGTRLSQRLRKRYLFTTNFSAWPTRPAHIRHLHDIRPPASKFNSQQSASIPDFPAGISSRPSPAVTPDSEKSNRNWMYVSIGVSLVGLMVWLNSNSKKQKLPLSAQKIWKEAIWQESDRMNFNYNEALGRFIEALNVCDRSHVDPLSDDYTRIELKIAEMYEKLNMLDEAQNLYQELLSRFFEALNVPGKIDESERGEVLRKDLRILIKSLEINKDIESGKKRLLQHLLLAQEEILSKSPELKEFFEKRKKKLSVIKDISRDSNDDFKTFVSEEHIKFDDQGYMILDLEKNSSAWEPFKEEFFTARDLYTAYCLSSKDIATALTCKITSVEWMVMADMPPGQILLSQANLGSLFYLQAEKLEADLNQLEQKRIRESDQDLDMGTYIKAVRFVRKNRDLCLERAQKCYDSVVSFAKRNRKIRFHVKDQLDPSVAQSIALSTYGMGVLSLHEGVLAKAEKLFKDSITMAKETDFNELLAEAEKELEKTIVLKAARKEESKSVPQ, via the coding sequence ATGCTCCTACGAGGAACGCGCTTATCACAAAGACTACGCAAGAGGTATTTATTTACCACCAACTTTTCAGCGTGGCCAACGAGACCCGCTCATATACGCCACCTACATGACATAAGGCCGCCAGCATCAAAGTTCAACTCTCAACAGTCAGCGTCAATACCCGACTTTCCAGCTGGCATATCATCTCGACCATCACCCGCAGTCACACCTGATTCAGAGAAGAGTAATCGTAACTGGATGTACGTTTCCATTGGTGTTTCACTGGTGGGCCTAATGGTTTGGCTCAATAGCAACTctaagaaacaaaaactacCTCTCTCAGCACAGAAAATCTGGAAGGAAGCCATATGGCAAGAAAGTGACAGAATGAACTTCAACTACAATGAGGCATTAGGGCGATTTATTGAAGCGTTGAATGTGTGTGATCGCTCTCATGTGGATCCGCTATCGGATGATTATACAAGAATAGAGCTGAAGATTGCTGAAATGTATGAAAAACTGAATATGCTTGACGAAGCTCAAAATTTATATCAGGAGTTACTAAGCCGGTTTTTCGAAGCGTTAAATGTTCCTGGCAAGATTGATGAGAGTGAAAGAGGTGAAGTGCTCAGAAAAGACTTAAGAATTTTGATCAAATCGTTAGAAATTAATAAAGATATAGAAAgcgggaaaaaaagattgcTGCAACACTTGCTGTTAGCTCAAGAAGAGATTTTAAGTAAATCTCCGGagttgaaagaatttttcgagaaaaggaaaaaaaagttatcTGTGATCAAAGACATCAGTAGAGATTCTAATGACGACTTCAAAACATTTGTCAGTGAGGAGCACATTAAGTTTGATGATCAAGGTTATATGATTTTAGACTTGGAAAAGAATAGCAGTGCTTGGGAACCCTTCAAAGAAGAGTTTTTCACTGCTAGAGATTTATACACAGCTTACTGCCTGTCATCAAAGGACATAGCTACAGCTCTGACCTGTAAGATAACTAGCGTGGAATGGATGGTTATGGCGGATATGCCACCAGGACAAATATTACTTTCGCAAGCAAACTTGGGGTCCCTATTTTATCTTCAGGCGGAAAAGTTGGAAGCTGATTTAAATCAGttggaacaaaaaagaatcaGAGAATCGGACCAAGATTTAGATATGGgaacatatataaaagcCGTGAGATTTGTACGTAAAAATCGCGACTTGTGTTTGGAAAGGGCACAAAAATGTTACGATAGCGTCGTTAGCTTtgccaaaagaaacagaaaaattAGATTCCACGTAAAGGACCAACTCGATCCCTCGGTTGCACAATCCATTGCCCTATCTACTTATGGAATGGGTGTTTTGAGCTTACACGAAGGCGTTTTGGCTAAGGCTGAAAAGCTGTTTAAAGATTCCATTACGATGGCTAAGGAAACTGATTTTAATGAACTACTTGCAGAAGCTGAGAAGGAGTTAGAAAAGACAATTGTCTTGAAAGCCGCAAGGAAAGAGGAATCTAAATCAGTACCACAGTAA
- the ASC1 gene encoding 40S ribosomal protein RACK1 (similar to Saccharomyces cerevisiae ASC1 (YMR116C); ancestral locus Anc_2.431), whose protein sequence is MASNEVLVLRGTLEGHNGWVTSLATSAGQPNLLLSASRDKTLISWKLTGDDQKFGVPVRSFKGHSHIVQDCTLTADGAYALSASWDKTLRLWDVATGETYQRFVGHKSDVMSVDIDKKASMIISGSRDKTIKVWTIKGQCLATLLGHNDWVSQVRVVPNEKADDDSVTIISAGNDKMVKAWNLNQFQIEADFIGHNSNINTLTASPDGTLIASAGKDGEIMLWNLAAKKAMYTLSAQDEVFSLAFSPNRYWLAAATATGIKVFSLDPQYLVDDLRPEFAGYSKAAEPHAVSLAWSADGQTLFAGYTDNVIRVWQVMTAN, encoded by the exons ATGGCATCCAACGAAGTTTTAGTTTTGAGAGGTACCTTGGAAGGTCACAACGGTTGGGTCACATCCTTGGCTACTTCCGCTGGTCAACCAAACCTATTGTTGTCCGCTTCCCGTGATAAGACTTTGATCTCCTGGAAGTTGACTGGTGACGACCAAAAGTTCGGTGTCCCAGTTAGATCTTTCAAGGGTCACAGTCACATCGTTCAAGACTGTACCTTGACTGCCGATGGTGCTTACGCTTTGTCTGCTTCTTGGGACAAGACCTTGAGATTATGGGATGTTGCTACTGGTGAAACCTACCAAAGATTCGTCGGTCACAAGTCCGATGTTATGTCTGTCGACATTGACAAGAAGGCTTCCATGATTATCTCTGGTTCCCGTGACAAGACCATCAAGGTCTGGACCATCAAGGGTCAATGTTTGGCCACTTTGTTGGGCCACAATGACTGGGTTTCCCAAGTCAGAGTTGTTCCAAACGAAAAGGCTGACGATGACTCCGTCACTATTATCTCTGCCGGTAACGACAAGATGGTTAAG GCTTGGAACTTAAACCAATTCCAAATTGAAGCTGACTTCATTGGTCACAACTCTAACATCAACACTTTGACTGCCTCTCCAGACGGAACTTTGATCGCTTCCGCTGGTAAGGACGGTGAAATTATGTTGTGGAACTTGGCTGCCAAGAAGGCTATGTACACTTTGTCCGCTCAAGACGAAGTCTTCTCTTTGGCTTTCTCTCCAAACAGATACTGGTTAGCTGCTGCCACCGCTACCGGTATTAAGGTCTTCTCTTTAGACCCACAATACTTGGTCGATGACTTGAGACCAGAATTTGCTGGTTACAGCAAGGCCGCTGAACCACATGCTGTTTCTTTGGCTTGGTCTGCTGACGGTCAAACTTTGTTCGCTGGTTACACTGATAACGTCATCAGAGTTTGGCAAGTTATGACTGCTAActaa
- the SPC24 gene encoding kinetochore-associated Ndc80 complex subunit SPC24 (similar to Saccharomyces cerevisiae SPC24 (YMR117C); ancestral locus Anc_2.427) has translation MSQKENLLDSPVEFLKEVRESFNIQQDVDAMRRIRHDLDIIREESEAKIADEKSTVSESNRKLNAERINVAKLEGDLEYTNEEGNEFGSRDDLVKLFKDLDGLERNIVSLRSELDEKMKLYIKDSEIVSTSDGSEINPRMIESEMEDQSGITSEANENILKLKLYRSLGVILDLENNQVLISRKNDGNIDVLPLDDSLSDYYKTKYIWERLGK, from the coding sequence ATGTcacaaaaggaaaacctGCTCGATAGTCCAGTCGAATTCTTAAAAGAGGTGAGAGAAAGTTTTAATATACAACAAGATGTTGATGCCATGAGGAGAATACGTCACGACCTTGATATTATAAGAGAGGAAAGTGAAGCGAAAATTGctgatgaaaaatcaacGGTATCTGAGTCAAACAGGAAGTTGAACGCAGAGAGGATAAATGTTGCCAAATTGGAGGGTGACTTAGAATATACTAATGAAGAGGGCAACGAGTTTGGCAGTAGAGACGATTTAGTGAAACTTTTTAAGGATTTGGACGGTTTAGAACGTAATATTGTATCGCTTCGAAGTgaattggatgaaaaaatgaagctGTACATTAAAGACAGTGAGATAGTATCCACGTCGGACGGATCCGAAATAAATCCAAGAATGATTGAATCCGAGATGGAAGATCAAAGCGGCATTACCTCAGaagcaaatgaaaacattctaaaattgaaactgtACAGGTCACTCGGGGTTATTTTGGATTTGGAGAATAATCAAGTCCTCATCAGTAGAAAGAATGACGGTAATATCGACGTACTACCCTTGGATGACAGTCTTAGTGACTACTATAAGACCAAGTATATATGGGAAAGGTTgggaaagtga
- the SHH3 gene encoding protein SHH3 (similar to Saccharomyces cerevisiae SDH3 (YKL141W) and SHH3 (YMR118C); ancestral locus Anc_2.423), which produces MGVTVHKISPLLKFCRATSFVPRVSTPFILRNRVVNGKTDFLTRSFHAAGVSKSGRWTSKSEEELLVSQRKQRPISPHLTIYEPEMSWYLSSLHRISGVLLALAFYAFTITLGVKTMLGMETTVQDLNKWYHEKLPKWSQWLIKGSAGYLFAFHFGNGIRHLIWDMGYEMTNPGVIKTGSIVLAGTLVLGTYLLTQ; this is translated from the coding sequence ATGGGTGTGACGGTTCATAAGATATCGCCTTTACTCAAGTTTTGTCGGGCAACTTCATTTGTTCCAAGGGTCAGTACGCCATTTATATTGCGCAACCGAGTCGTCAATGGCAAGACAGATTTTTTAACAAGAAGCTTTCATGCTGCTGGTGTATCTAAATCGGGTCGTTGGACCAGTAAAAGTGAAGAGGAGCTGTTGGTATcccaaagaaaacaaagacCGATATCCCCACATCTAACTATTTACGAGCCTGAGATGAGTTGGTATCTCTCTTCATTGCATCGTATATCGGGCGTCCTTCTTGCTCTCGCGTTCTACGCTTTCACCATTACTTTAGGTGTGAAGACAATGCTTGGGATGGAAACAACGGTTCAGGATCTGAACAAGTGGTACCATGAAAAGCTACCCAAATGGTCTCAATGGCTAATCAAGGGCTCCGCAGGATACCTATTTGCATTTCATTTTGGCAATGGAATAAGACATCTCATCTGGGACATGGGTTACGAAATGACCAATCCTGGGGTTATCAAAACCGGATCAATCGTTTTAGCCGGTACGTTGGTTTTGGGCACGTACCTGCTTACTCAATAA
- the ASI1 gene encoding putative ubiquitin-protein ligase ASI1 (similar to Saccharomyces cerevisiae ASI1 (YMR119W) and ASI3 (YNL008C); ancestral locus Anc_2.419) → MNSTTSSENAFLNSFNYLNQTSQGIISGNSTFAAVINFPYRLGLSFIGAVTLQYEQTVKSEEIPPTLRSVFDTIGFFFCPYAIFCFVIAIVLNRFVVFYAVLTNGARRTLPVWLINVFHVSAIAALTFVSLGPLVLGKDFSILGNFFFTQEKILLNIFYAFAYSYCVETIFTIMRNSSPLEGTDYSLFELSIQFYTMTNKDIKLIGFSDYVIDCSMAISSRILIHFVEIFRLRNYRLLFSTFMNLCHICYLGVRVKQGGWKSLPFSVKFRHFPKLFSVAIIFISLLFFELSCLIRWDPFGKSHNSCELLQFYPLSRNWKKYLNYTGEEDFSAMATKFALLLCSGTELMEKGIRREFPAVNIPNNVNERFYISGYLNELENPYKDDITTDCRKHHSPISKPKKITMLPNLIICIIKKLMGQIFFACRNDEGKNVPDNRTSKEILKVAGSGNIKLDSAEHEEDIQLLNTPDEDFSEDYEPSEAETLRDSDEEDLEDESLIFNETRDALLDLFSSKDAQIPTDYDWILSTSHILQQTLLSSKTLTRTSILGSTACGRNESSGAEGDFDLSCAVCKVNERNTILWPCRCFALCEDCRISLGLRGFSTCVCCRGKVHGYCKVYPVSSNS, encoded by the coding sequence ATGAACTCTACAActtcttctgaaaatgcttttttgaattcgtTCAACTATTTGAATCAAACGTCACAAGGTATAATATCAGGTAACTCCACTTTCGCAGCCGTCATCAACTTCCCCTATAGACTGGGGCTATCCTTTATAGGAGCTGTAACCTTACAATACGAACAAACAGTTAAATCTGAAGAAATCCCTCCTACCCTAAGGTCAGTCTTTGATACAATAggattctttttctgccCATACGCCATTTTTTGCTTTGTAATTGCTATTGTACTGAATCGATTCGTCGTGTTTTATGCGGTTCTCACCAATGGCGCCAGGCGTACATTACCGGTGTGGTTAATCAATGTTTTCCATGTATCAGCAATCGCTGCGTTAACGTTTGTATCGTTGGGCCCACTGGTATTGGGCAAAGATTTCAGCATATTAggcaactttttttttacccaggaaaagattttattgaatatattcTATGCATTTGCTTATTCTTATTGTGTCGAGACTATATTTACCATTATGCGTAATTCCAGCCCGCTGGAAGGTACAGACTACTCTTTATTTGAACTTTCAATTCAGTTTTATACAATGACAAATAAAGACATCAAACTAATAGGTTTTTCTGATTACGTTATAGATTGTTCAATGGCAATTTCAAGTAGAATACTAATCCACTTTGTGGAGATTTTCAGGCTCAGGAATTATCGTTTGCTTTTCAGTACGTTTATGAATCTTTGTCACATCTGTTATTTGGGTGTAAGAGTTAAGCAAGGCGGCTGGAAAAGCCTTCCATTTTCGGTCAAATTCAGACACTTTCCAAAGTTATTCTCGGTCGCTATAATCTTCATATCTCTACTGTTCTTCGAATTGTCATGCTTAATTAGATGGGATCCATTCGGAAAGTCTCATAACTCATGTGAACTTTTACAGTTTTACCCACTTAGtagaaattggaaaaagtaCTTAAATTACACAGGTGAGGAAGATTTCTCAGCTATGGCAACCAAATTtgcattattattatgctCAGGAACTGAACTAATGGAAAAGGGTATACGGAGAGAATTTCCCGCTGTTAATATTCCAAACAACGTCAATGAAAGATTCTATATTAGTGGCTATTTAAACGAACTTGAAAACCCATACAAGGATGACATAACCACTGATTGCCGAAAACATCATTCACCAATatcaaaaccaaaaaaaattacgATGCTGCCAAACCTTATAATATGCATAATAAAAAAGCTAATGGGCCAAATATTCTTTGCCTGCAGGAATGATGAAGGTAAGAACGTTCCCGACAACCGAACATCCAAAGAAATCCTGAAGGTAGCTGGAAGTGGCAATATAAAACTTGATAGCGCCGAGcatgaagaagatattcAATTACTTAACACACCCGACGAAGATTTTTCTGAAGATTATGAACCTTCTGAAGCTGAGACACTCAGGGATTCCGATGAAGAGGACCTGGAAGATGAGTCGCTTATTTTCAACGAGACTCGGGATGCCCTGTTGGATTTATTTTCCTCCAAGGATGCCCAAATTCCTACAGATTATGATTGGATCCTTTCTACCAGCCATATCCTTCAACAAACGCTATTATCAAGTAAAACTTTAACAAGAACATCCATTTTAGGCTCCACAGCATGCGGAAGGAATGAGTCGTCTGGGGCAGAAGGTGATTTTGACTTATCTTGTGCAGTATGCAAAGTCAATGAGAGAAATACGATACTGTGGCCCTGCCGATGCTTCGCTCTTTGCGAAGATTGCAGAATTTCTTTGGGTTTACGTGGGTTTAGTACTTGTGTGTGTTGTAGAGGTAAAGTTCATGGTTACTGTAAGGTTTACCCAGTTTCCAGCAATAGCTGA
- the ADE17 gene encoding bifunctional phosphoribosylaminoimidazolecarboxamide formyltransferase/IMP cyclohydrolase ADE17 (similar to Saccharomyces cerevisiae ADE16 (YLR028C) and ADE17 (YMR120C); ancestral locus Anc_2.418): MANYTKTAILSVYDKTGLLDLARGLIEKNVRILASGGTARMIRDAGFPIEDVSAITHAPEMLGGRVKTLHPAVHGGILARDIDSDEKDLKEQHIEKVDFVVCNLYPFKETVAKIGVTIPEAVEEIDIGGVTLLRAAAKNHARVTILSDPRDYSEFLDELSNSGEISQDLRNRLALKAFEHTADYDAAISDFFRKQYSEGQAQVTLRYGANPHQKPAQAYVSEQDSLPFKVLCGSPGYINLLDALNSWPLVKELSASLNLPAAASFKHVSPAGAAVGIPLSDVEKQVYFVSDIENLSPLACAYARARGADRMSSFGDWIALSNIVDVPTAKIISREVSDGVIAPGYEPEALAILSKKKGGKYCILQVDPNYVPGAVERRQVYGVTLEQKRNDAIINQSTFKEVVSQNKNLTEQAIIDLTVATIAIKYTQSNSVCYARNGMVVGLGAGQQSRIHCTRLAGDKADNWWFRQHPRVLEIKWAKGVKRPEKSNAIDLFVTGQIPTEEPELSEYQSKFEDVPTPFTLEERKEWSSKLTNVSLSSDAFFPFPDNVYRAVKSGVKYIAAPSGSVMDKVVFSAADSFDLVYVENPIRLFHH, encoded by the coding sequence ATGGCCAATTACACAAAAACTGCTATTCTATCCGTCTACGACAAGACAGGCCTACTTGACTTGGCTAGAGGTCTAATCGAAAAGAATGTTCGTATTCTTGCTTCTGGTGGTACTGCTCGTATGATTCGTGATGCCGGTTTCCCAATCGAAGACGTTTCTGCCATCACACACGCCCCAGAAATGTTGGGTGGTAGAGTAAAGACTTTGCATCCAGCCGTGCATGGTGGTATTCTAGCCAGAGACATCGACAGTGATGAGaaggatttgaaagaacaaCACATTGAAAAGGTCGATTTTGTTGTCTGTAACTTGTACCCATTTAAGGAAACGGTTGCCAAAATTGGTGTGACTATTCCAGAAGCTGTGGAAGAGATTGACATTGGCGGTGTCACTTTATTAAGAGCTGCTGCCAAGAACCACGCCAGAGTTACCATTTTATCTGATCCAAGAGATTACTCTGAATTTTTGGATGAATTATCCAACAGTGGTGAAATTTCTCAGGACTTGAGAAACAGATTAGCCTTGAAAGCTTTTGAACACACCGCTGATTACGATGCCGCCATTTCCGACTTTTTCAGAAAGCAATACTCTGAAGGCCAGGCACAAGTCACTTTACGTTACGGTGCCAACCCACATCAAAAGCCAGCTCAAGCTTACGTCAGCGAGCAAGATAGTCTACCTTTCAAAGTACTATGTGGCTCTCCAGGCTACATTAATTTGTTGGATGCTCTAAACTCTTGGCCATTGGTGAAGGAATTATCGGCCTCATTGAACTTGCCAGCTGCAGCTTCTTTCAAGCATGTTTCGCCAGCTGGCGCTGCCGTTGGTATTCCATTGTCTGATGTTGAAAAGCAAGTCTATTTCGTTTCCGACATCGAAAATTTATCTCCACTGGCATGCGCATATGCTAGAGCTCGTGGTGCTGACAGAATGTCTTCCTTCGGTGATTGGATCGCTCTTTCCAACATAGTAGATGTCCCAACTGCCAAGATTATCTCTAGGGAAGTTTCTGACGGTGTTATTGCCCCAGGTTATGAACCTGAAGCATTGGCCATCCTATCCAAAAAGAAGGGCGGTAAGTACTGTATTTTGCAGGTCGATCCAAACTACGTTCCAGGTGCCGTGGAAAGAAGACAAGTGTACGGTGTGACCTTGgagcaaaaaagaaacgatgCTATAATTAACCAATCTactttcaaagaagttGTTTCTCAGAACAAAAATCTAACTGAACAAGCTATAATTGACTTGACAGTTGCTACCATTGCCATAAAGTATACTCAATCTAATTCTGTATGTTACGCAAGAAATGGTATGGTTGTTGGATTGGGGGCTGGTCAACAATCTAGAATACATTGTACAAGACTGGCTGGTGACAAGGCCGACAATTGGTGGTTTAGACAACATCCAAGAGTTTTGGAAATTAAATGGGCTAAAGGCGTCAAGAGACCAGAAAAATCTAACGCTATCGATTTATTCGTAACTGGCCAGATTCCAACTGAAGAACCAGAATTATCTGAATACCAATCCAAGTTTGAAGATGTTCCAACACCTTTTACTttagaagaaagaaaagaatggtCGAGTAAGTTAACTAATGTTTCTTTGTCATCAGATGCATTTTTCCCATTCCCAGATAACGTTTACAGAGCTGTCAAATCTGGCGTCAAATACATTGCTGCTCCATCTGGTTCAGTCATGGACAAAGTTGTCTTTTCAGCTGCTGATTCATTTGACCTTGTTTATGTTGAAAATCCAATTCGTCTGTTCCACCATTAG
- the RPL15B gene encoding 60S ribosomal protein eL15 (similar to Saccharomyces cerevisiae RPL15A (YLR029C) and RPL15B (YMR121C); ancestral locus Anc_2.417): MGAYKYLEELQRKKQSDVLRFLQRVRVWEYRQRNVIHRATRPTRPDKARRLGYKAKQGFVIYRVRVRRGNRKRPVPKGATYGKPTNQGVNELKYQRSLRATAEERVGRRAANLRVLNSYWVNQDSTYKYFEVILVDPQHKAIRRDARYNWICNPVHKHREARGLTATGKKSRGINKGHRFNNTKAGRRKTWKRQNTLSLWRYRK, encoded by the coding sequence ATGGGTGCCTACAAATATTTAGAAGAActgcaaagaaagaagcaATCCGATGTTTTGAGATTCCTGCAGAGAGTTAGAGTCTGGGAGTACAGACAGAGGAACGTCATTCACAGAGCTACCAGACCAACTAGACCAGACAAGGCCAGAAGATTAGGTTACAAGGCTAAGCAAGGTTTCGTCATCTACCGTGTCAGAGTTAGACGTGGTAACAGAAAGAGACCTGTTCCAAAGGGTGCCACTTACGGTAAGCCAACTAACCAAGGTGTCAATGAATTGAAATATCAAAGGTCCTTGAGGGCTACCGCTGAAGAGAGAGTTGGTCGTCGTGCTGCTAACTTGAGAGTCTTGAACTCCTACTGGGTCAACCAAGATTCTACTTACAAGTATTTCGAAGTTATCTTGGTCGACCCTCAACATAAGGCCATCAGAAGGGATGCTCGTTACAACTGGATCTGTAACCCAGTTCACAAGCACCGTGAAGCTAGAGGTTTGACTGCCACTGGTAAGAAATCCAGAGGTATCAACAAGGGCCATAGATTCAACAATACTAAGGCTGGTAGAAGGAAGACCTGGAAGAGACAAAATACTTTGTCGCTATGGAGATACAGAAAATAA
- the NCW1 gene encoding Ncw1p (similar to Saccharomyces cerevisiae YMR122W-A; ancestral locus Anc_2.416), which yields MASSTTTSSSVQTNSALVSNNVVAASTVSVSASASASANGSKNSTSKNAAPGMVVNPVSWKYGFVMAAFAAGSFVLGAGI from the coding sequence ATGGCCAGTAGTACTACAACCTCCTCCTCTGTTCAAACCAACAGTGCCTTAGTCTCCAACAACGTCGTTGCAGCTTCTACTGTCTCTGTTTCCGCCAGCGCCAGCGCCAGTGCCAATGGCTCCAAAAACTCCACTTCCAAAAACGCCGCCCCCGGTATGGTTGTTAACCCTGTCTCCTGGAAGTACGGTTTCGTAATGGCCGCCTTCGCTGCTGGTTCCTTCGTTCTAGGTGCCGGTATCTAA
- the PKR1 gene encoding Pkr1p (similar to Saccharomyces cerevisiae PKR1 (YMR123W); ancestral locus Anc_2.415) translates to MANFFVKLWESVFEPGTSPQLIIATHVSFVALLLTLLWLIYATNGNIHFYILFGISLLLWVTVIWFISELSQVKLRDNDELDKDANKKDEVVTKNDAEGKQEKGNTTSSAKPTQTHSRSRKA, encoded by the coding sequence ATGGCCAACTTTTTTGTGAAGTTATGGGAAAGTGTGTTTGAACCAGGGACCTCCCCCCAGTTGATTATCGCCACACACGTATCATTTGTTGCGTTGCTGCTGACCCTATTGTGGCTCATTTACGCCACAAACGGTAACATCCACTTCTACATTCTGTTCGGTATATCACTTTTGCTCTGGGTCACCGTTATCTGGTTTATAAGCGAATTGTCACAGGTCAAGTTGAGggataatgatgaactgGATAAGGATGCCAATAAGAAGGACGAAGTCGTCACGAAAAACGACGCCGAAGGTAAGCaagaaaagggaaacaCCACAAGTAGTGCCAAACCCACTCAAACGCATTCCAGGTCGAGAAAAGCATAG